One Thermotoga sp. genomic window, ACGTCCGGATGTTTGCCACGCTTTTCCAGAATCTTCAAAGCAATCTCAAGATCCTGCAGTCTTCCGTTGGTACAGGTTCCAATGAATACCTGATCTATCTTTATCCTTTCTTTCTCCGCCTCACTCACCTTTTTTACATTGTCCACGTAGTGGGGGAAGGATACGAGGGGCTCGAGAGAAGATGCGTCTATTTCTATTTCCATCTCGTAATTTGCGTCCGGATCTGCCTTCATCTCCCTGAAGTCCTCTTCTCTACCCATTTTCTTCAAAAATTCTCTTGTTTTCTCGTCGGATGGCATGAGCCCCGCCTTTGCTCCCACTTCCACCGCCATGTTGGAGATGGTGAGTCTGTCTTCCACCTCCATATTATCGATGGCCTCACCGTGGAATTCCAGTGCCTTGTAAGTTGCCCCATCACTCCTCAGAATCCTTGCGATCTCCAAAACAACGTCTTTTGCGTAGACCCCTTCCTGAAGCTTTCCGTTTATCACGATTTTGATCGTCTCAGGTACCTTGAACCAGTTCTGACCGAGTCCAAACACGATCGCAACGTCCGTGGAACCCATCCCTGTACCGAATGCCCCAAGCCCGCCCGCTGTACAGGTGTGTGAATCTGCGCCCGCCACAAGATCGCCGGGTTTCACGTACCTCTCCGCGAGAATCTGATGGGAGATTCCATCTCCCGCGTCAAAGACGGTGACACCCATTTCCTTACCGAACTCCCTCATCAATTTCTGTGAGTTCGAAAGTTCCTTTCTTGGGCTCGGAGAGGCGTGATCGATGAACAAAAACGCCCTTGGTACCTTTACTTCTTTGAAACCGAGTTCTCTGAACTCTTTTATCATCAAAGGCCCTGTTCCATCTTGGGCCATGGCCACATCCACTCTGGCAAGGACGATCTCTCCTGCTTTCACATCCCTTCCAACGTGCTCGGAAAAGATCTTTTCCGCCAGTGTCTTACCCATCTTCATCCCTCCGCTCAATAGGAATGTACTTGACGTCCAGAGAACCCACGTATTCACTGGTTGGTCTGATCAACTTGTTATCGCTCACGTACTCGATCACGTGAGCTGTCCACCCCACAACACGCGCAGTTGCAAACAAGGCAGTGAACATGTTCCTTGGAAATCCGAACTCTTCAAACAGAATGCTGGAGTACAGATCCACGTTTGGGAAGATGTTCTTTATTCTGTTCGAGACTATGTAATCTTCCAGTTTGCTGGCGATCTTGAAAAGCTTGCTGTTCGGGAAATGTCCCTGAAGAACTTTCTTCAAGTAGACTGCCCTTGGGTCGTAAGTCTTATAGACTCTGTGCCCAAACCCCATGATTTTTTTCTTCTCTCTGAGACATTTCTGGACGTACTCTTCTACTCTGTCCTCGCTTTCTATTTCCTCCAGCATGGGGGGTACCTTTTCACTCGCCCCACCGTGGAGAGGCCCCTTGAGAGCACCGAGAGCTCCCACGATACACGAATAAAGATCGGAAAGGGTGGAGGCTATAACAAGTGCAGCAAAAGTGGAGGCGTTTATATCCTGCTCCATTAGAAGAATGAAAGCGGACTCCAGGAGATGAACCTTTCCGTTTTTTTCCCCAAACATCATGTAGTAGAAGTTCTCCACGTGAGAGAGATCCTTCCTCGGTTTTATCGGTTCTTCACTCCTTGAGTACCTGTAATAGTACGCAAGAATAGTAGGGAAAACACTTGCGATCTTTATCGCCTTCTCTTTGAGATCTTCATCCACTCCGTCTGTGGAACCATGTATGGAGAGGAATATCTTCAAGACATCGATATAGTGCAGATTCCTGGGAAGGTGATGGAGTATGGTAACAGCCTTATCGGAGAGATCTCTGTACTCTACCATCTTTTCTTTGAATTTCTCCAACTCATTCTTCGTGGGAAGCTTTCCATACCAGAGCAGGTACGCTGTCTCCTCAAAGGACGATTTTTCTGCCAGTTCTTCCACCGGGATACCGCGATAGTAGAGTTTTCCGTTGACCCCATCCAAGAAACATATGGAGCTTTCGCATATCTTGACGCCTTCCAGTCCTTTTTGTATCAAAATAACACCTCCATGTTGTATAACTATACACTGGAATGATTAAAAATGAAGGAGGGCTTTTGGAAATTCTATCATATGAACTTGAAGTTGAAGTTAAACGATCGCGCATGGGAGAATCTGGCATTTTAATGCCTTGGCCTGCAGGAAAAATTTAACACTTCCGCAGAAAAATTGGTAGAATATGTTTTGAAGACATTAAGCACGGGGAGGGGTTGAAGTGGCCGAAAGATTAGGAATACTCGTTGGAGGAGGGCCCGCGCCTGGTATCAACAGCGTGATCAGCTCGGTCACTATCGAGGCTATAAACAACGGCCTTGAAGTGATCGGTATCTACGACGGATTCAAGCATCTTGTGGAAGGAAAAACCAGTATGGTGAGGAAACTCACCATCGAGGATGTATCCAGAATACATATCGAAGGAGGTTCCATCCTCAGAACTTCAAGGGTGAATCCGGCGAAATCTGAAGAGACGTTAGAAAAAACTGTTCAGGCTCTGAAGAAACTCGGTATAAAGTACCTTGTCACGATC contains:
- a CDS encoding 3-isopropylmalate dehydratase large subunit, translated to MGKTLAEKIFSEHVGRDVKAGEIVLARVDVAMAQDGTGPLMIKEFRELGFKEVKVPRAFLFIDHASPSPRKELSNSQKLMREFGKEMGVTVFDAGDGISHQILAERYVKPGDLVAGADSHTCTAGGLGAFGTGMGSTDVAIVFGLGQNWFKVPETIKIVINGKLQEGVYAKDVVLEIARILRSDGATYKALEFHGEAIDNMEVEDRLTISNMAVEVGAKAGLMPSDEKTREFLKKMGREEDFREMKADPDANYEMEIEIDASSLEPLVSFPHYVDNVKKVSEAEKERIKIDQVFIGTCTNGRLQDLEIALKILEKRGKHPDVRLIVGPASRKVYMDALERGIIERFVELGATIIPPGCGPCVGIHMGVLGDGERVLSTQNRNFRGRMGNPKAEIYLASPATAAATAVTGYITDPRRFI
- a CDS encoding citrate synthase/methylcitrate synthase, whose product is MIQKGLEGVKICESSICFLDGVNGKLYYRGIPVEELAEKSSFEETAYLLWYGKLPTKNELEKFKEKMVEYRDLSDKAVTILHHLPRNLHYIDVLKIFLSIHGSTDGVDEDLKEKAIKIASVFPTILAYYYRYSRSEEPIKPRKDLSHVENFYYMMFGEKNGKVHLLESAFILLMEQDINASTFAALVIASTLSDLYSCIVGALGALKGPLHGGASEKVPPMLEEIESEDRVEEYVQKCLREKKKIMGFGHRVYKTYDPRAVYLKKVLQGHFPNSKLFKIASKLEDYIVSNRIKNIFPNVDLYSSILFEEFGFPRNMFTALFATARVVGWTAHVIEYVSDNKLIRPTSEYVGSLDVKYIPIERRDEDG